GGTAGATATTTCATCAAGGATATCACGGTGTAATTTTTCGTGATGCGTGATGTGACGAGTATCTAAACCCACACTGTACATCAACTGTTCCTCATCCTTAAAATGAAATTTGGTGTAATCAATGAGCTTATTCAGTGTTAGTTCGATATCCGTTTCGGTTGTTGTATTGTTTGCTAATAAGTGACTATATTCATTAATTATTTCGACGAGACATTGGTGTTGATCATCAACTTTAGCAACACCTGTTTCGTAATTACTATTCCAAATAAATGTTTTCATAAAGACTGTAAATATTTCATAATTAATTAAGTATTTTAGTATACATACAAACTAAAAGTTAACGCTGATTTAAATCAACACTTTCAAATTCCTCCTAAAACATTGACTTAAATCAAAAACGTAGTGAACGTTAATTTAAGTATTTATTTAGTTGTATATAATGTGCTCAAAGACATTATTGGAAGCAGCATGACACAGGTAATATGGCAGGATAGTTATTCTATTGGTATTGATACGATAGATACCCAACACAAACAGCTCTTTGACATAATGAATAAGATTTATGTCGCTTCTGAAGAAGACAGTGACATAGACGTTATTATGCCTCTATTTGATGAGCTTCAAGACTACACAAAATACCACTTCGATGAAGAAGAGCAATACTTTACTACGTTATCTCAAGGGGGGATTGAACAGCATAAAAGTGAGCATCAATTTTTTATCGATGAGCTTGATAAAATAAAGCAGCAATCATTAAGAATAGGTACTATTTCTTTGGAGTTGCTTTACTTTTTAAATGATTGGTTAGTAAATCATATTCAAGTTGAAGATCCCAAATACCTTGACCATGACAATATAAGTTAAAAGCTCAATTCGAAATTCCTAATTTTTTTGCAGTGCTGCCATCTAAAATGATAATTGGCTGAACTAACTCTTTGGTAGGAAATCATCGCAATTTATTAGAATCTACTTCTTAGATATTTGCTATCAAGTAAAGCTTACAGTGGTTAATGTTACTGGCCAATAAGGCGTTGGTTTAAACCCACCTTACTGGTTTAGTGTAACTAATGTAAACTCACCTTAGCTGATAGGTTGTTACTTCTCAGTGATTTCAGCAACCTGATGGACATGTACATCGCGTTGTGGGAACGGTATTGAGACACCTTGTTTATCAAACTCTTCTTTAACTTGGCGAGTAACATCCCAATAAACATCTAAGTAATTTTCTGTTTTCACCCAAGGACGACAAACAAAGTTAACTGACGAATCAGCTAATTCATTAACTTTAACGACAGGAGCCGGGTTCTCGAGTATGAGTTCATGCCTACTTACTACATCAAGCATAATCTTTTCAGCTTTAACCATGTCATCGCCATAACCTATGCCAAATACAAGATCAACACGGCGTGTTCTACTTCCTGTCACGTTAACAATAGTTGTACCCCAGATATTGTTGTTAGGCACCACCAAGTGTTGGTTATCAAATGTTTTGATAGACGTAGATAATAAGGTCATAGAATGAACGGTTCCAGTCACACCATCAATTTCAATGATATCACCGACATCAAAAGGGCGATAAATTAGAATGAGCATGCCGCTGGCAAAGTTACTTAGCGTACCTTGTAGCGCTAAACCAACCACTAAACCTGCGGCACCAATTAGAGCTAATACCGGGGCGACATTTATTTCAATTAAAGTCAGTGAAACAATAAAACCTATAATTAAAATTACTCGACGAACAGATACTTTGATAAATAATTTTAGTAACGTTGATAAATTACTATTACGATTAAGTGCTGCATCAGTTATTTTTCCGGCGGTTCTAGAAAGTATGTATATAAAGAACAATGCTAAAGTGAATTTGATGATATTTGCTAACCAACGTAAGCCACCATCTTGGGATAAGAGCCAGCCTTTAATCGTTA
The DNA window shown above is from Colwellia psychrerythraea 34H and carries:
- a CDS encoding bacteriohemerythrin, whose product is MTQVIWQDSYSIGIDTIDTQHKQLFDIMNKIYVASEEDSDIDVIMPLFDELQDYTKYHFDEEEQYFTTLSQGGIEQHKSEHQFFIDELDKIKQQSLRIGTISLELLYFLNDWLVNHIQVEDPKYLDHDNIS
- a CDS encoding mechanosensitive ion channel domain-containing protein; protein product: MIKLTHSESFKKLFFTLFSVVILLLSVNVPGTLAANNDEDYLAVTTENPNIDLGELEFSLTPLTKGELTIEVDAWLAILKARATIVSEAEILVSQKQKKILAAQEISDISTESAILLDKSKNDKAAAKELKEDLDEIKSLARDIKHKKADKAVDELSKTPESLNQLAKKADLYSHKMQKRRELLIKNLTQLREKKNDALERFQLVLSSWESKGGDGTELHLYANALSGTNVDLTDSDAAWLTIKGWLLSQDGGLRWLANIIKFTLALFFIYILSRTAGKITDAALNRNSNLSTLLKLFIKVSVRRVILIIGFIVSLTLIEINVAPVLALIGAAGLVVGLALQGTLSNFASGMLILIYRPFDVGDIIEIDGVTGTVHSMTLLSTSIKTFDNQHLVVPNNNIWGTTIVNVTGSRTRRVDLVFGIGYGDDMVKAEKIMLDVVSRHELILENPAPVVKVNELADSSVNFVCRPWVKTENYLDVYWDVTRQVKEEFDKQGVSIPFPQRDVHVHQVAEITEK